A window of the Halichoerus grypus chromosome 2, mHalGry1.hap1.1, whole genome shotgun sequence genome harbors these coding sequences:
- the F2R gene encoding proteinase-activated receptor 1, translating to MGPRRLLLVVAGLSLCGPLLSARARGRKPESKATNATVDPRSFFLKNTNDIFEPFPLEDNEERNGSEFPQDRLSSINISHPLQKRHPGFITEDASGYLTSAWLTLFVPSVYTGVFVVSLPLNVMAILVFILKMKIKKPAVVYMLHLATADVLFVSVLPFKISYYFSGSDWKFGSEMCRFVTAAFYCNMYASIMLMTVISIDRFLAVVYPIQSLSWRTLGRASFTCLAIWAMAIAGVVPLLLKEQTTQVSGLNITTCHDVLNETLLEGYYAYYFSAFSAVFFFVPLIVSTVCYVSIIRCLSSSAVANRSKKSRALFLSLAVFCIFIICFGPTNVLLILHYSFLSQESTTEAAYFAYLLCVCVSSISCCIDPLIYYYASSECQRYLYSILCCKESSDPSSYNSSGHLMASKMDTCSSNLNNSIYKKLLT from the coding sequence agtcaaaAGCAACCAATGCTACTGTGGATCCCCGGTCATTTTTTCTCAAGAATACCAATGATATATTTGAACCATTCCCACTGGAGGACAATGAGGAGAGAAACGGGAGTGAGTTCCCTCAAGACAGACTAAGCTCCATCAATATAAGCCATCCTCTTCAAAAACGGCACCCTGGGTTTATCACGGAAGATGCCTCAGGATATCTGACCAGTGCCTGGCTGACGCTTTTTGTCCCCTCTGTCTACACTGGCGTGTTTGTAGTAAGCCTTCCTCTGAATGTCATGGCCATCCTTGTGTTCATCTTGAAGATGAAGATCAAGAAGCCCGCTGTGGTGTACATGCTGCATCTGGCCACAGCGGATGTGCTCTTCGTGTCGGTGCTCCCGTTCAAGATCAGCTATTACTTTTCTGGCAGTGATTGGAAATTTGGTTCTGAAATGTGTCGCTTTGTCACCGCCGCCTTTTACTGTAACATGTACGCCTCCATCATGCTCATGACAGTCATAAGCATTGACCGGTTTTTGGCTGTGGTATACCCCATCCAGTCCCTCTCCTGGCGTACTCTGGGGAGGGCTTCCTTCACTTGTCTGGCCATCTGGGCTATGGCCATCGCGGGGGTGGTGCCTCTCCTCCTCAAGGAGCAAACCACCCAGGTGTCGGGGCTCAACATCACCACCTGCCATGACGTGCTCAATGAAACCCTGCTCGAAGGCTATTATGCCTATTACTTCTCAGCCTtctctgctgtcttcttctttgtGCCCCTGATCGTTTCCACCGTCTGTTATGTGTCTATCATTCGATGCCTTAGCTCCTCCGCAGTAGCCAACCGGAGCAAGAAGTCCCGGGCTTTGTTCTTGTCGCTTGCTGTTTTCTGCATCTTCATCATCTGCTTTGGACCCACAAATGTCCTCCTGATTCTGCATTACTCATTCCTTTCTCAAGAGTCCACGACAGAGGCTGCCTACTTTGCCTacctcctctgtgtctgtgtcagCAGCATAAGCTGTTGCATTGATCCCCTGATTTACTATTATGCTTCTTCTGAGTGCCAGAGGTACCTCTACAGCATCTTATGCTGCAAAGAAAGTTCTGATCCCAGCAGCTACAACAGCAGCGGTCATTTGATGGCAAGTAAAATGGATACCTGCTCTAGTAACCTGAATAACAGCATATACAAAAAGCTCTTAACTTAG